TTtacaaagttttcttttttgtttgggaaGTGATGGAACTACATATTTGGCTAACTTCAGATGATAAGATGATCTAGTTGAAAATATTCATATGCTCCTTTAATGAATTGATTATTATTCTTATCATTCATTTTTGCATATCtaattccatttcatttcaGAAAGAACTTAGGTATGAAATAGTCAAAACATCTATTTATCTAGATAGGAGCAATAACTAGAACCACAAAGCTGCTTATTATTCTAGAAGATACGTCACCACCACTGAGAGAGACAGAAACATTCTCCGAAAAGagttaaaatacaaataacaacaAAGGAACCAACATGTGGGAGAACTTCTTATCAACCAAGTCTCccaatttattcaattaatctGCACTAGCACACCACTTATTGAACGCAAGAATTGAAACAAAGTGAcatttgaaagaaaaacaagtacCCTCATGGTGATCCAAATAGAAGATTGACAATCATCCACCAACAACTCTCTTGCTTTCGTCCAATGCCACTTGAACACTAAGGGACAGATGATAATGAAATCTGTAACAAGTCGCAGTGTTAAATATTTCAGTatttgtttgaactttgaaggaaGGCTACATCAGAAGAAACAGAGAACTGAAAAGAAAGACATACCTAGAATGCAATAATGCCAGAGTTTTGTTCCACTCAACTCGGACTACCAGTTGACTTTGTGATCCTGGGAGGGTGAGCATACCAAATTTCTAACCTCCTTTTCTCTATATCTGTGGTGAAATTTGATGACATCTTTGTCAATTTCAATTCTTGGAGACTCGTTAAGTGCTTAAAACCAGTGTAGACCTTCAAATTTTCGCAGCTCCTGATCTCTAGCTCCCTCAGTTTTTGCATTGCTTCTTTCTCCACCTTCAGCTCTTCTAGCTCCTTTAGATACCAAAGTTTCAAAACTTGAAGTTGGGAAAAGCCCTGGCAAACCATCCGTTTTCCTTTATAAGAGTCAAAGTAGAAACAGAGTGATTTAAGACTGTCGAGCTTTCCTAATGTTGGCATTGGGTCATCCTCAAGCCCCGAGGCAGACAACGTAAGGTCAGACAAAGTGTTTGGAAATAGATCTTTGATGGAAGGAATCTTTAGCTTTCCAAACAAATATAGTCTGGAGAGCTTTTCAAGGCCTGACAAATTATCCAAGCGAAGATCCTGAGCATCACCGTTCTCGTCAACTGATCTCAATCTCAAAGATTCGAGGGAATTCAGACCTTTCACCCAATTTGCCAATTCGTGTTGCTGTGACAACTCTAGCTCGAATGCCAGTCCTAGTTTTTTAAGCTTGTTCAGCTTGTTCAGCCCATTCTTTATATCACTTGCATTATCCAAGAACAAACCCCATAATATTTGTAGATCCTTTAGGGAACTGCTCCTTGGTTGAGATACGAATTTAGTTCGATGACTCTCGTTCAAGTATAGGCGTTCAAGTTTCTGCAATTTCCATATGGACTTAGGTAGAGTTGTGACATAAGTATGCTTCACATCCAGAGTTTGAAGGTTCACTAGGTTGCCTATGGATGGTGGGATTTCCTCCAGGTAAGTCCACCTTAAGCCTAAATACATGAGATGACCTAATTTTCCTAAGGTTTTGGGCAATTGAGGCCTGAATACATGTTCAAGATCAAGAACTTCTAAACTTTGGAAACAACCACTTGCAATGCCCTTTTGAAGAAACTTCCCTATGTCTTCTCCAGGTATATTTCCTTCTCGAGTATCAAATGAGAGATAGGAGATTAAAGCTTTGTACGTTTGCTGATTTGTTGGTGATAAAGTACCGTTACCATGAATATCATTGAAACAATCAGACTTCTTGTCAAGAAGATCAGCAAGACGATTCTCTGGCCTCTTATTTTCAGAGAAGTTGAATTCTCTGATAGCACTGGGCAGGcgatatttctttgtttttcctttaatatttatttcaacAGCTTGAATTAAGTTGAGGTCAATCAACTGTTTTAAATCATCCATTGCAACGGACAAAGCGACCAATCTCCTTGCAGGAATTTCACAGTCTCCAGGAAAGAGattgaagaaaggaaaaacttTTTTCCAATTATCAGGCCTATCAGGAATTCCTACTCCCTGGATATGATCAAGCCATGGTTTCTGAGGCGGATTGATGCGCTTCAGCCATTCTGACAACTTTGTATCCTTCACATCTTTCCCGGACATAAGATACCcaaattgcaaaatttgaagTGGCAAGCCCACACATCTTCCAACAATTTCTTCAGCTAGTCTTTTTACATCATTAGTAGCAGACCCAAAATCATCCACCATCTGGATAAACAATCTCCAGCTCTCTTCTTTGGTTCGTAACCTAAGATGATGAAGTTCGATACTCTGATCAACTTCCTCAGCTACACACCTGTCACGTGTGGTGAGCAAAATTCTACCCCCATCTGTCCCTGCTGGGAATGCTTCTCTTAGAGCTTTCAAGACATTTTCATTTTCTGCTGTGAAGTTGTCGAGAACCACAAGGTACCTCTTATTCTGCAAAAATATCACGtaccttttttaaaaataaagctATCATGTGATTCAACCAAAAAGAAAGTACAACGAATGTACTGTAAATAACACAAcactagccaaaaaaaaaaaaaaaaaacacagtaaaacaaaaaaacttcaTCAATGTAAAATTGCTACGCATGAATTAGTATTTCATTCAAAACAGAAAGCACACCAAATGTACTGTAAGTCTGTAACTATCACAATACAGTCAATAACTAGCAGAAAACATCCCAACTCTTAAcaagattaaataaataaataaaaataaaaacataaaatgaacCTTAAATTACGTACCTTTATTTCACAGTCTCCTCCTCCATTCTCTTCCTTCTGTGATCCATTAGGTTCTGAGTCTGATACCTTCTTTGCTAGATTTTTAAAAACGTCATCGTAGTCGTTGGCCTTTTGATCAGTTAGAGTCACCCAAGCACGAGCCGGAAAATGATCCACAATATCACTGTAATCATATATATTCTTCGCCAGGGTGGTCTTACCGATACCCTTCATCCCCACAATGCAAACGAAATGTTTAGCATCGTCTCCAGATTTCTTTAGTTTTGAGACCACTTCCTGTATGTCATCATCCAATCCGACTGCTCTCATCTCTTCCCCAATTTCAAAGCTATATGCTTCCGTAGTTTTTGCAAGAATATCCAAAGCGCCGTCGATTTGTTGCAACTTCTTGCGAAGTGTCTTCTCAGGGTTTCTCCAAAGTTTACAAATGCCACCCAGATCAGTTGgattctttgtatatttttttaaataatactcTGTATCTTCAGTCAATTTCTTCATTTGCTTCAACCTTTCCTCTGTTGAACTGGTTATGCCTTCTATAGATTTTgctatttcaaattttccatgGACCTCGTTAAACTTGTTGTATAAATCTGTGAGATATTTTTTTTCAGAATCTTTGAGCTCATACTCTTTGAGCTTGTTTACATAAGACTCAACATGGAAGCCATCGTCTGAGGTCTTCAATTTGGATGCCTGCCGTTGCAGGGTTCCAGAGTCGGATTTTGATGGCTCTGTTTCTCTTCTGATGAATGGTCTGATAGATTGAAAACCGAACCTCACCTTTCTTTCGAGGAATTCATCGAACCCTGTGTTGATACGCTTCATCTCGTCCCTAAGCTCATTCATTGCTCTCCGAGTTAGGAGTAAATATAAACTCATCCCTTGTGGATTTCTGGTTTTCTTTATCAAAGTTTTGATAGTTTCTTTATCAGAAACTATCTCATTTGCTTCCTCCAGCCAAGCCTTTTCCGTTTGAGTTTTGAGACCAAACCTTTGTAAATCAGTCAGGAAAGCACGGATTAGTGCCAGATGCATTTTGAATTTCTGTATTTCAGCTCTAACATCAGCAGGGGGAGCAGAAAAGCTTCTGTCTTCTCTTTTCACATTAGGAATGAGTTCGTCTACTTCTTTCACATCATCAACGAGATGAGCAATGGGATCTTTGCCTTCTTTGTGCGCATCATCAGCGCTGTGTTCATCATCAATTGGTCTGATCTGCAACTTTATGATCTTAGACTTTAAATTCTCCAGTGTTTTGTAGATGTCTCTAGCCTCCGTCTTCTTTTTACCAAGGAGTTGATCTATTTCTTTCTTGAAGCCACGAATAGCGGTTCCAGACATGCTTTTAGAAGTTTTATCAGTGTCTTCAAGATTTAAAGAGAGACGCTCTAACTTTGTGCTTTTCTTATACCATTCTTCCTCAGTTGGTTTTAGTCGTGCTGTCATTCCCTGGTTGGGTTCTTCGGTTTGCCAGAAATTATAGACTTCCTTATCCATTTCAGAATCGGACTTCGAAACGCTTTCCACGTCTTTTTGAAGAAGGCTCAGCAACTTCCATTCATTTTTAATCCACTTGTAGTCgttgtcattatttttttctgtcCCACAGAAACAGTAGTAAATGGTTAGGCCGATtacaatgatgatgatgataacaaAGTCGATAATGAAACGAAAAATGGCATCAGACAGGGAATGAGAGAAATTATAGAGAATGGTAGTAAATGAAGTTGCCATCGTGGTTGtattattttgaaaagtgaTCGGTCAGCATTTGAGAGGTTGAATATATGCTTGAAATGAAGCTTTGGTGTACAAACTGTTTTAGTAGAATCCGGTAACGGAGGAATTCAGAAGCTGAAATGCATTTTTGGAATTGTCACATCTAGCGAGTGATTTAATTAGCTTGATAGTAGGCAATGGGAAAGGActtctcttttacttttcttaatTTAACCATGTGGGATCTGctttcacaataaataaatagacaAGGTAGAAAGTTAAAAATTGAAGCTAACTCAGTTAAACAAACTCagttattaaattaaaaaaatttaacctttaaatttttttctttttgcaaactACAAATTTAGTCTCTAAGTTTTAAGTTGTGTTAATTTAGTTTCTAATCTTTAGAATGTGTCcatttaatcttaaatttttgaTATTATGTCAAAATAATCTTACTTAAGCTGCTACGTTCGCTAAGTACTAACACGTTATTATaaactttgaaaattataaagCCCAGCCCAGTCGAATTAAACCAAGTGCCGATTTTTGTTTCACAAcattcttaataaaaataaaaaattgttccaCAATTTCAACAAATCCGAACCTGAAGAACTAATCCAATTCActaattttaataaatccaATCCTTATAATAATTCATCCCATTCACAACAACAGGATCAAAGAAGCGGTGATAGTCAGAAGGATGATAATATATGAAAGTTAAATACTTTGGCTCTGTTTTTCTGGGTCTGCTCTGTTTTTTTCGATTTGCTCTCATGATGAGTCAGATGTTTTCTTGTAATTAGATATATGTGGATGTGGTTGTGTCATCCTTCGTCCTATATGTataagtttctttctttgttatgAATACAATTTCTACTtttggcaacaaaaaaaaaagaagctcaaTTTCCTCAGGCTTTCAATTTTCAAGAGCCAGTAAAGTTGTGCACAAATCGTTTCTTTCTTTCccattttcttgtttgtttggtcacgacaaaaaagaaaaactaagatgaatttgagaattgagaaataaaGTGGGATAAAGATGATCTTACAAAGATATCAAAGGAGGGGGAGATGAGGAAGAGGAATTACATTGTTCTATACTAAGTGtttgtttgaaaataatttatttagctgaaattaaattttttttactgaaaggaCTGttgataaatgtaaaagttagtgAAATAGTGCAGTGGCATAGGAGTTACACAAGCACTACTTTAGTCACATCCAATTTACAAACAATAGTGTGGCTCGTGGGATTTAGATCAAGTGCAATACCCCACATGCATTAGCTTTAAAGGGTTGAGattgagagtaaaaaaaaaaaattcaatctcaacccttgtataaaaaaaatttcaagaaaaaaaaggtggaaAGTTAAAAACTCTAGACAGTAAAACTATCTTGAGGATTATACTttctatcttttaaaaaaatttataaaagaaaaataatgttaatttctAAAGAGTTATCCACTAGAGTATCCTTTAGTACTCGATTTAAATGGATAATAAATTGTGTAATACCTATTAAACTCATCTATTAAATAGTGAGGTATACCTATTTATTATTAGGTGTGTTTGAGGGAATTGATAGGATTGAATATGTTTTTTCCATCTATGGTATGTGCAGTGTAACATTATAGACTTCAATCTTTAAAGCACCAGCCAACATGATAAATAAGATACAAGCCAACAGgtttttcaatccaaaaaaaaaaacccaatagattcttttaaaaaataaaggtaaaaaggCCGCGCTAAAGCATAAACAGAACAGAGTACAAGCACAAGATTTGGCAACTAAAATCTTAACAGTCCCATCACAAATGCATCCATAGTCAATTATTCTTAGCAAACAAAGGAGAGTTTTGTTCAAGccccctttttatttttgcattaaaaacCACACAATCACTGCACACTCAACTTAACCTTTGCATAGCCCTGTGAAATTTGAAACTGTTCAGTTAAACCAAAATGAGCCATAAGAAGCCAGACATGAGTGACCAACTCTCCACCTCGCCTAAGCTGCTGAGCATGATCCCTCCATTGACACTGACATGCAGCATAAGATAACATTTCCACCCAGACTTGTCCAACCAATTTccacattttttgttttccaaaatcGGTTTTCAGGGATTGCAAAGAATGAGCCAGCCTACAAGCATCAAATAGCACTGACTTGCTTCTATCTCCTTTTACTTTATATGGTGGAATTTTAGTTTTCACTTCTTTTAACTTTAAGCAAGCTTGGGTTCCATTCGTTATGGATTTCCTTTCCTTGAAAAATCCAAGGGCCTCAGCACATGTGTCTCTGACCCTGGTCTCCCCAATCCCATTGGGCAGTATAAAGGGGCACATAACAAGAAGATACATCATATAGTCTGATAACAACTTGCTCACCTTACAATATAGATCACAAACAGATAACGCATCTTCTTTCTGTTCCCAATGATAGCAGAGATCTGTTGCAATGTGCCAAAGAAGAATGCTTTGATCAAATTCTTCCGTAACACTCCATTTGAGTAAATTAAGATTTTCATCCCCGATTTTGCCAAGTTCATTTGGAGTTTTTTCAATTACCCCGTCACCCCTATAAGCACAAATTTTCTTGAGAGTTCTTTGTTCTGAACGATTATCACGTATTTTGTTTTGAAGCTCCTCGAAAATCAAGGTTTTCAAATCTGGAGGAACTTCCACTGAAATCTTGTACCAATACTTGTCCAATAATTTTGAAATCCACAAGAACGTCTGGTTAAATCTCTTCTTGGCAGGCTTGTCTTTAAGGCAGTACTTTATTAGGTTGTGTTGTCCCATGGCATTAGACCATCTCTTTTTTCTAGACCCCGAAATCAATGAGATGACAGGATACAAAATATCCCCCAAATTCCCATGCTTACTCAGCCATAGTGTCGTCCAGTCTGAGCAAACTAGTACTACTGCTGCATAAATCTCTAGCAAAATAGCTCCAACTAGCAGCATGTAAGTAATAGCTACATCCACCCTCGAGTAGATATGCTTCTCGATCTTATAGAAAGCCACAAATACCGCAAAAGTGCTAATAGAAGTGATCAAACGAAGAATAGCACCCTTAAGAGAATGAACCAGAACTGCCTTTGTGTAGAACACATCATACATGAATCCAAGCTCCACCTCAATCACTTTGAAAGCTTCCTCAGAATCTTTCTCGATAAAGTATTGACTCTTATGGATATCATGAAAGCTTAGGATGAGATTTGCAGgcagctttttgaaaatttcaaagaacATGTAGGCCTTGCTTAGAAGGGCTGCATCTGGAATTCTGCTGTTAGTTTCTACATCAGCATAAGAATAATTCTCTTCTCTGCCAGTTTCAGGGTTGTTTTCTGGAAAAACGTCGAACCCCTCCTTTTCCTTTGACTTATACTCCTCCATTAATCTCGCATAATCGGGACCCGGATCAGGAGGAGAAAGCATGGAGTCTCTAAAATGCTCACTGCTCGCAGACATCAGAACCCATGTCCTTTCTCCATACTTGATGGTTCCAGCAATAAATATTGGAATTGCCATGATATAAAGTGAATTCGTACTCGTCCATGTTGTAACGAAAACATAGATAGCTCCTCCCACCTGGACAAGTAGCCCAAGCAAGTGCCTTAGCCACAACTCATTGTCTTCCAAGGAGTAGGCAGTAATAGTATCAGGGCCACCAAGGTGCAGAAGAAGAAATGGTGCCCAAAAAACTGTTATAACATAATTTGGGTCTACAAAACGACCTTCAGATTCACCTTGGTTGCTGGAAAGCACACCAAGTGAAGCTGTTGCAATTGTATCTGCCCACAAGTAAGCAAGCCACAGAACGACTCTGATCCAGTTATTTCTTGAGCGCTTTCTACGTTCGCTAATCACCATGAGAATGCATTgcaagcaaaaactaaatataacCAAACTTCGGAGCTCCCACTTGCTCCAAAGCGTTCTCACACTTTCAGGGAGAATTTCAATTGCCTTTCTCTTCCTTGAGAAGAACATACCGGCTAGAACTGACGAATGTAAATGCAAAAGCATTAGAACATCTAAAACAAATATTGAGCTATAGGCCATTCAATAGTAAAGAAAAGAGGCCATAAATGAATTAGTGATCTACTGATCTTACTTGGAACAAGCATCATCTTTCTTTTCCAAGACTTCAGGGGTGCTTATCACGATCAAGACTTGCAGGAGCAGGATCTGCTTGTGCTGGTTCCACTTTTCACCAGTGGCAAGAAGGAATGCAAAACAAAATGACAGGCGTtccaaaaaaaaggtaagaggaagagtatataaaatattaattaaaataacaaaaatatacacTTTATCACTGGAGTTTGGtccaaaatatattttcattttttaaattaattttttttcttttttccttttaatccTTGTTAGGGCCTTTTATTGTGTCTTTTGAGGGTCAAGTTTAACTTGACatcagccaaaaaaaataaagaaaatgaatagtTATCGATACACTTTGAAGCTTAATAATGTTGATGTCACATAAAATGACATAATTTGTGCCACAACTTGCCTATGTTGCGAGTTGTGGTGGTAGAGGTGTGTCCCCATGTGAATTCACCATCACACCTCTACGACTCACAACTTGCCacgtgaaaatattgtggcacaaattatgttattttctgTGGCACCGGCATTATTTTTTGAAGCCTAATCTAGAAATAAAACCAAAAGTCCAAGTAAAACGGTACAAATAATAAtgaaactttaatttttatttgtattaaattGAATATTAGAATAGTATGGATCCGGTGACGAGATAAATGATATAATGTTTGTTTAACATTAAAGGAAAATCGATAAAGTAATATGTACTCACAAATAAAGTATTAGTGAAGCCAGTAGTAGAGCTAGAAAATCTTTTCAATGCGGCCAAACTagatatatacataaaaaaataaatctaaagaATAACTGaataacacacacatatataatatttatttagtgTTTATATTTATACATGGAATATCtgtaattttgatttaacatttgatatatattttcttacctaaacaaaaatatttatatcaaataaGTCTTTACATCATtgccaaaataaataataataaaaaagtctaGACAAGTCCGAAATTATAcaaatcaatttaataaaagtaaaatataattaaattatttatgatatatatagAATTAATATACTTTAATTTAGTGAGCTATAAATGATATAAGAGTAATTAAAGGGAATACAAATCGCATtagttaaatatataaatgCATTAAATGTTTTTAGTAAGGGCCATTATTGAAATCTATGTCCAAAGATGGAGGGAGGATTTTTGAAAGTCAAGGGAGGCCATGGCCCCCCGAAGCCATAGACTTCTATTGGTAAAACAACAGGGAAGTAATCTACGATTTGCAGTCGAGTAATCACAAATTTGAATGTAGACGAATTACAACTTATCATGAACCTAATGATAATAACAAATAGTAAGTCCAATGGTAAGATTTCAATAAAAGAGTAATGCAAGTTTAGCCACCAAAGGGAAATAATAGTGAGCAGAAGTGGAATGTGATAAATTATTATACATAGTTTTAGCAATAAACTTCGGTTAGGTCCAACACATCCAATGCACTGGACTTGTTGAGATGATGTCATATGGCCAAAAGTGGACCCCTACTTCCTACTAGATATGTAATTAATTTGTAATGGattattatttagatttttttttgttttgcaatttaTACAAGTTAATATATTAGAATTAAACATCTTTACCAAATTATTTATGTTAAAAGAATATTTCATTCTCAGCtttattttagaaaacaaaTTGAGTTTATTTAagcataataaaattaaaaaagaatttcataatcatatttaaggcaacaatattattattacttgaAAAGATGAGTTCTATTGTAATTGggtttgcttatatatatatataaggcgGCAGatatttcaattaaaaagaaactCAGAGAATATACAATGGGTGAGCAATGATGGAGGGCTATCCATCCAAGTCTCCGAAATGTTTGAGTTATAAGTATAATTTGCAAGAGACAAATCAACCTAatgagtcttttggctaaatattgtaaaaattagaaTTTCTTGGCTTTATGTATATTGTGCAAAGTTTTTTAGCTAAATGAGaagatatgaaaattttggtgcTGGTTTTGCCGaaatacaagtaaaagaagagagagaaattgataAGTTTGAATATTGATATTTTGGTATTGATTTTGcccaaattcaagaaaaaagaggagagagaaagtgacAAAAATTCTCATCAATTCGGTTCTGTTTAGGGGTGTCCAGACCCGACCCAGACCCACCGGACCGACCAACCTGCCCGATCCCTACCCGATTTCAATTCGAACCAACGCTCCAGTTGGTCGGTTATAGGTTTCCTCGCCCAAGACTCAACGCTGACAGGTCGAGTGGAaggttttcttctccaaaacccTAGAAACCCAACCTGACTGATGTTATACACAGATTCGGCCAACTCCGGTAAGATCAAGCTCAGATTCGAGAAGATCCGGCGAGATCTCTACCATATTTGGTGAGATCCAGCAAGATTCAAGGAGATCGAAGCTGATTCAAGCAAGATTTGAGGAGATCTAAGCTGATTTCGATGAGATTCGAAGGAGATCTAAGCTGATTTCGGCGAGATTCGAGGAGAACCAAGCTGATTTTGGTTAGATTTAAGGAGATCCAAGCTGATTTTGGTGATTTTAGGTGCATATGTTTGagattttgcatattttgatgaattttttgaagattccaGTGACCTTCGTAGGATCCAGCGACTCTCTCCAGTGACCTAGCCCGAACCAAACACCACCCGAACACGAAACCGACTCTACCGATTGATGTTGATGGTCGGTTTTGAGTCCCTCCGCCTTCCACCTAACGCTGGCAGGTTGGGTCTGGGCTAGGTCTAAAACCAATCCGGGCCGACTCGTGGAC
The sequence above is drawn from the Castanea sativa cultivar Marrone di Chiusa Pesio chromosome 5, ASM4071231v1 genome and encodes:
- the LOC142636640 gene encoding uncharacterized protein LOC142636640, translated to MMLVPILAGMFFSRKRKAIEILPESVRTLWSKWELRSLVIFSFCLQCILMVISERRKRSRNNWIRVVLWLAYLWADTIATASLGVLSSNQGESEGRFVDPNYVITVFWAPFLLLHLGGPDTITAYSLEDNELWLRHLLGLLVQVGGAIYVFVTTWTSTNSLYIMAIPIFIAGTIKYGERTWVLMSASSEHFRDSMLSPPDPGPDYARLMEEYKSKEKEGFDVFPENNPETGREENYSYADVETNSRIPDAALLSKAYMFFEIFKKLPANLILSFHDIHKSQYFIEKDSEEAFKVIEVELGFMYDVFYTKAVLVHSLKGAILRLITSISTFAVFVAFYKIEKHIYSRVDVAITYMLLVGAILLEIYAAVVLVCSDWTTLWLSKHGNLGDILYPVISLISGSRKKRWSNAMGQHNLIKYCLKDKPAKKRFNQTFLWISKLLDKYWYKISVEVPPDLKTLIFEELQNKIRDNRSEQRTLKKICAYRGDGVIEKTPNELGKIGDENLNLLKWSVTEEFDQSILLWHIATDLCYHWEQKEDALSVCDLYCKVSKLLSDYMMYLLVMCPFILPNGIGETRVRDTCAEALGFFKERKSITNGTQACLKLKEVKTKIPPYKVKGDRSKSVLFDACRLAHSLQSLKTDFGKQKMWKLVGQVWVEMLSYAACQCQWRDHAQQLRRGGELVTHVWLLMAHFGLTEQFQISQGYAKVKLSVQ
- the LOC142636885 gene encoding disease resistance protein RPM1-like, whose product is MDKEVYNFWQTEEPNQGMTARLKPTEEEWYKKSTKLERLSLNLEDTDKTSKSMSGTAIRGFKKEIDQLLGKKKTEARDIYKTLENLKSKIIKLQIRPIDDEHSADDAHKEGKDPIAHLVDDVKEVDELIPNVKREDRSFSAPPADVRAEIQKFKMHLALIRAFLTDLQRFGLKTQTEKAWLEEANEIVSDKETIKTLIKKTRNPQGMSLYLLLTRRAMNELRDEMKRINTGFDEFLERKVRFGFQSIRPFIRRETEPSKSDSGTLQRQASKLKTSDDGFHVESYVNKLKEYELKDSEKKYLTDLYNKFNEVHGKFEIAKSIEGITSSTEERLKQMKKLTEDTEYYLKKYTKNPTDLGGICKLWRNPEKTLRKKLQQIDGALDILAKTTEAYSFEIGEEMRAVGLDDDIQEVVSKLKKSGDDAKHFVCIVGMKGIGKTTLAKNIYDYSDIVDHFPARAWVTLTDQKANDYDDVFKNLAKKVSDSEPNGSQKEENGGGDCEIKNKRYLVVLDNFTAENENVLKALREAFPAGTDGGRILLTTRDRCVAEEVDQSIELHHLRLRTKEESWRLFIQMVDDFGSATNDVKRLAEEIVGRCVGLPLQILQFGYLMSGKDVKDTKLSEWLKRINPPQKPWLDHIQGVGIPDRPDNWKKVFPFFNLFPGDCEIPARRLVALSVAMDDLKQLIDLNLIQAVEINIKGKTKKYRLPSAIREFNFSENKRPENRLADLLDKKSDCFNDIHGNGTLSPTNQQTYKALISYLSFDTREGNIPGEDIGKFLQKGIASGCFQSLEVLDLEHVFRPQLPKTLGKLGHLMYLGLRWTYLEEIPPSIGNLVNLQTLDVKHTYVTTLPKSIWKLQKLERLYLNESHRTKFVSQPRSSSLKDLQILWGLFLDNASDIKNGLNKLNKLKKLGLAFELELSQQHELANWVKGLNSLESLRLRSVDENGDAQDLRLDNLSGLEKLSRLYLFGKLKIPSIKDLFPNTLSDLTLSASGLEDDPMPTLGKLDSLKSLCFYFDSYKGKRMVCQGFSQLQVLKLWYLKELEELKVEKEAMQKLRELEIRSCENLKVYTGFKHLTSLQELKLTKMSSNFTTDIEKRRLEIWYAHPPRITKSTGSPS